Proteins encoded together in one Lysinibacter cavernae window:
- the whiA gene encoding DNA-binding protein WhiA produces MALTAEVKDELARIDVGKTTVRVAEVATILRFSGGLHTISGRIALESELDTPVIVRRVRKDLAEVYGVRSTATAQTQGTSRKGAPGYLVRVIEGGETLARQTGLLDARRRPIRGLPNRLTTGTTEELAAVWRGAFLAQGALTDPGRSSSLEVSCPTNESAMALVGAAGRLGVPAKSREVRGIHKVVIREGEAIAQMLTLMGATRTVQEWETMRQRREVRATANRLVNFDDANLRRSAQAAVAACARVDRALEILGAGVPDHLRYAGELRLAHKEASLDELGSHADPPMTKDAVAGRIRRLLAMADKEAQVRGIPGTEASLPADLDDL; encoded by the coding sequence TTGGCGCTGACAGCCGAGGTTAAAGATGAACTTGCCCGTATTGACGTGGGCAAAACCACGGTACGCGTTGCCGAGGTGGCAACTATTCTGCGGTTCTCGGGTGGTCTGCATACCATTTCAGGGCGCATCGCCCTTGAATCAGAGCTCGACACTCCAGTAATCGTTCGCCGCGTTCGGAAAGACCTTGCCGAGGTCTACGGAGTGCGCAGCACCGCGACCGCCCAGACGCAGGGGACCTCTCGAAAGGGTGCTCCCGGCTATCTTGTTCGCGTTATCGAGGGCGGAGAAACACTCGCTCGTCAGACCGGGTTGCTTGACGCTCGCCGCCGCCCGATCCGTGGGCTGCCGAACCGTCTCACGACGGGAACCACCGAAGAGCTTGCTGCTGTTTGGCGTGGAGCCTTTCTCGCGCAGGGTGCGCTCACCGATCCTGGCCGTTCGTCAAGCCTTGAGGTCAGCTGCCCAACCAACGAGAGCGCGATGGCGCTTGTTGGTGCCGCTGGGCGTCTTGGCGTGCCCGCAAAGAGCCGTGAGGTTCGCGGCATCCATAAGGTCGTCATCCGTGAGGGCGAGGCCATCGCGCAGATGCTCACGCTCATGGGCGCAACCCGCACGGTTCAGGAATGGGAAACGATGCGTCAGCGTCGTGAAGTTCGGGCAACCGCCAACCGTCTTGTGAACTTTGATGACGCAAATTTGCGTCGCTCAGCTCAGGCTGCCGTTGCCGCTTGCGCCCGGGTCGATCGTGCCCTCGAAATCCTGGGTGCCGGCGTTCCTGACCATCTCCGCTACGCCGGCGAACTTCGGTTGGCTCACAAGGAAGCAAGCCTCGATGAGCTTGGTTCGCACGCCGATCCACCCATGACGAAGGATGCCGTTGCCGGTCGCATCCGTCGACTGCTTGCCATGGCCGACAAAGAAGCCCAGGTGCGGGGTATCCCAGGAACCGAGGCGAGTTTACCCGCAGACCTCGACGATCTTTAG
- the rapZ gene encoding RNase adapter RapZ yields the protein MSESATQQEVLIVTGMSGAGRSTVANALEDLGWYVVDNLPPQMLRPLADLADKASDTLPKIAAVIDVRGRDLFHDIQPIINDLRDGSQVRVIFLEATDDVLVRRFESVRRPHPLQGEGTLLDGIHRERERLRELRASSDVVIDTSNFNIHQLASATHEMFSSSDDPALQLTVMSFGFKYGIPTDVDLVADVRFLPNPFWIPELRGLTGADQAVKEFVLSREGAGEFIEKYSEALAPVFAGYQRENKRHATVAVGCTGGKHRSVAVARELADRFQNLPGVVVHVKHRDLGRE from the coding sequence ATGTCGGAATCTGCCACGCAGCAAGAAGTTCTGATTGTGACGGGAATGTCGGGAGCAGGCCGCTCAACGGTTGCCAACGCGCTTGAGGACCTCGGCTGGTATGTGGTTGATAACCTCCCGCCTCAAATGCTTCGCCCGCTGGCTGACCTGGCTGACAAAGCGAGTGATACCCTGCCCAAAATCGCCGCCGTTATTGATGTGCGCGGTCGTGATCTGTTCCACGACATCCAGCCAATCATTAACGACCTGCGTGATGGTTCGCAGGTTCGCGTTATTTTCCTTGAAGCAACCGACGATGTACTTGTGCGCCGCTTTGAGTCCGTTCGTCGGCCGCATCCGCTTCAGGGCGAGGGCACTCTGCTCGACGGCATCCACCGTGAGCGCGAGCGACTCCGCGAGTTGCGCGCGTCAAGCGACGTGGTCATCGATACCTCCAATTTCAACATCCACCAGCTCGCGTCCGCGACTCACGAGATGTTCTCAAGTTCAGACGACCCCGCGCTGCAACTCACGGTGATGAGCTTCGGATTCAAATACGGCATCCCAACGGATGTTGACCTGGTCGCTGACGTCCGTTTCTTGCCAAACCCGTTCTGGATTCCAGAGCTTCGCGGCCTCACCGGCGCGGATCAGGCGGTGAAGGAATTTGTTCTCTCGCGTGAGGGAGCCGGTGAATTCATTGAGAAATACTCCGAAGCTCTTGCCCCCGTCTTCGCCGGGTACCAGCGAGAAAACAAACGACACGCTACAGTGGCAGTTGGCTGTACTGGCGGAAAGCACCGATCAGTAGCCGTGGCGCGGGAGCTTGCTGATCGTTTTCAGAACCTCCCAGGGGTTGTTGTCCACGTGAAGCACCGCGACCTTGGTCGTGAGTAA
- the uvrC gene encoding excinuclease ABC subunit UvrC: MSNPQDYRPAQGEIPTSPGVYRFSDARGRVLYVGKAKNLRARLSNYFAPLESLHQRTRRMVTTASNVTWTVVGSDSEALLLEHSWIKEFEPPFNVQFRDDKSYPYIAVTLAHEAPRAIITRTAKIRGAKYFGPYPKVWAVRETLNLLQSAFPIRTCNESDYKRAMSSGKPCLAGQIGRCHGPCSQQVTIEEHRAIVNRLVSFLGGNDRSYVRELTAQMSEAAAQQQYEEAAVLRDQIQSVQLVLAKSAVVLDDTVDADVFGLAGDELAASVHQFIVRGGRIRGERNWIVDLELDDSPATLIEAILQTAYDDEQPPRSILVAEMPPDPKVLADLLAQQHSIAAVDIRVPKRGDKAAVLDRARLNAVQHLMLYKTRRSVDLATRSEALATLQEALGLDEAPLRMECVDVSHLQGTNVVASLVVFEDGLPYKAGYRRYSIPTTTDDTDSIYQVISRRAAQLNAEARDDAGPGSFRNRPQLIVVDGGEPQVAAAHRALTEAGITDIGLCGIAKRLEEVWLPEDPFPVILPRNSDALFMIQRLRDEAHRFAITYQRSKRKRDISTQLSGIPGLGPARTKALLRHFGSVARLRQATPEEISEVNGIGPSLANAIIAVLGSSEDVAAKESEAASTNDEAPEPSNAIPVEQLTGQSAESDTSANLSDSETR; this comes from the coding sequence ATGTCGAACCCTCAGGATTACCGCCCGGCACAGGGCGAAATTCCGACGAGCCCAGGCGTCTATCGATTCTCGGATGCCAGGGGTCGTGTTCTCTACGTTGGCAAGGCAAAGAACCTCCGCGCTCGACTGAGTAACTACTTTGCGCCGCTTGAGTCGTTGCATCAACGCACGCGGCGAATGGTCACCACCGCGAGTAACGTGACGTGGACAGTCGTTGGAAGCGATTCGGAGGCACTGCTTCTTGAGCACTCGTGGATCAAGGAGTTTGAGCCGCCGTTTAACGTGCAGTTTCGAGATGATAAGAGCTACCCCTATATCGCGGTTACGCTTGCCCACGAGGCGCCGCGTGCCATCATCACGCGCACGGCAAAAATCAGAGGGGCCAAGTATTTCGGCCCATACCCAAAGGTATGGGCGGTCCGCGAAACGCTCAACCTGCTTCAGTCGGCCTTTCCTATCCGCACGTGCAACGAGTCGGACTATAAGCGCGCAATGAGCTCCGGTAAACCCTGTCTTGCTGGGCAAATCGGTCGATGCCACGGCCCGTGTTCGCAGCAGGTCACCATCGAAGAGCACCGGGCGATCGTGAACAGACTGGTGAGTTTTCTCGGCGGCAACGACCGAAGCTATGTGCGCGAACTCACGGCCCAAATGTCTGAGGCAGCCGCGCAGCAACAGTATGAAGAGGCAGCGGTGCTCCGCGACCAGATCCAGTCGGTTCAGCTTGTGCTGGCCAAGAGCGCGGTGGTCCTCGACGACACGGTCGACGCGGATGTGTTTGGCCTCGCTGGCGACGAGCTTGCAGCATCCGTGCACCAGTTCATCGTTCGTGGTGGGCGCATCAGGGGTGAGCGAAATTGGATTGTCGATCTTGAACTCGACGACAGTCCGGCAACCCTGATCGAAGCAATCCTGCAGACGGCCTATGACGACGAACAGCCGCCTCGCAGCATCCTGGTGGCAGAAATGCCGCCGGACCCGAAGGTGCTCGCCGATCTGCTCGCGCAGCAGCATTCGATTGCTGCTGTGGACATTCGCGTGCCAAAGCGAGGCGACAAAGCCGCGGTTCTTGATCGTGCCCGTCTCAATGCGGTTCAACATCTGATGCTGTATAAGACACGGCGGAGCGTTGACCTCGCCACCCGCTCAGAGGCCCTCGCGACACTCCAAGAAGCACTCGGCCTTGATGAAGCCCCGCTCCGGATGGAGTGCGTTGACGTCTCGCACCTGCAGGGAACCAACGTGGTCGCTTCGCTTGTCGTGTTTGAGGATGGGCTCCCATATAAAGCCGGTTACCGGCGGTATTCGATTCCGACCACAACAGATGACACCGATTCGATCTATCAGGTCATTTCGCGTCGGGCCGCACAACTGAATGCCGAGGCACGTGACGACGCCGGACCTGGCTCATTCCGAAACCGGCCTCAACTGATTGTTGTTGACGGCGGCGAACCTCAGGTGGCGGCCGCACACCGCGCGCTCACCGAGGCTGGTATCACCGACATTGGCCTCTGCGGTATCGCTAAGCGCCTCGAAGAAGTGTGGCTACCAGAAGACCCGTTCCCCGTGATTTTGCCTCGCAACAGCGACGCGCTGTTTATGATTCAGCGGCTTCGTGACGAGGCACACCGCTTTGCCATTACATATCAGCGCAGCAAGCGCAAACGCGATATCTCGACGCAACTGAGTGGCATTCCCGGGCTTGGGCCCGCCCGCACAAAGGCCCTGCTCCGTCATTTTGGTTCGGTTGCGCGTCTCCGCCAGGCAACGCCAGAAGAAATCTCGGAGGTCAACGGTATCGGCCCGTCATTGGCCAACGCGATCATTGCGGTGCTGGGCTCGTCGGAAGACGTGGCTGCCAAAGAATCCGAGGCCGCCAGCACAAATGACGAAGCGCCGGAGCCATCCAATGCGATACCGGTGGAACAACTCACGGGGCAATCGGCGGAGTCTGATACCTCGGCCAACCTGTCTGATAGCGAGACCCGGTAG
- the uvrA gene encoding excinuclease ABC subunit UvrA: MEPTTGPSISVQGARVHNLRNVDVSVPRDSLVVFTGLSGSGKSSLAFDTIFAEGQRRYVESLSAYARQFLGQVDRPDVDFIEGLSPAVSIDQKSTNRNPRSTVGTITEIYDYMRLLWARTGIPHCAVCGEVIERQTVQQIADRLMLMEERTRFQILAPVVQGKKGEFVDLFRNLAASGFARALVDGERIQLSDPPKLKKQIKHEISVIVDRLVAGPDILGRLTDSLETALRLTDGLVTINFVDEEGDAAWQTYSEKLSCPNNHPVQLTEIEPRTFSFNAPFGACGECSGLGTRMSVDEHLLLGDPSLSISEGVIIPWTTQGKGLYQYYEKLLKGLAADLDFKLTTPWEKLSTEVQQAVLNGNNFEVSVKWKNRFGREMQYTSGFEGVVPYIERQYLQADSDWSRQKWSDYLREIPCPACNGQRLKPEVLAVTVGGKSIADVCELSLTDAQTFMNTLTLTDRQAAIAAQVLREIRLRLEFLIEVGLNYLDLARAAGSLSGGEAQRIRLATQIGSGLTGVLYVLDEPSIGLHQRDNRRLIETLIKLRDLGNTLIVVEHDEDTIRTADWIVDIGPGAGVEGGEVVHSGHYDDLLVNERSLTGKYLSGALSIETPKKRRARDKDRKLTVVGAQANNLKNVTVDFPLGIFTAVTGVSGSGKSSLVNDILYQVLANKLNGARSVPGRHTRVTGLEHLDKVVHVDQNPIGRTPRSNPATYTGVFDRIRTLFSETPEAKARGYLPGRFSFNVKGGRCEACSGDGTLKIEMNFLPDVYVACEVCGGDRYNRDTLSVHYKGKNIAEVLNMPIAEAAVFFEPISAIHRFLKTLVDVGLGYVRLGQSATTLSGGEAQRVKLATELQKRSNGRSIYVLDEPTTGLHFEDVRKLLLVLNGLVDKGNTVLVIEHNLDVIRSADWIIDIGPEGGAGGGTVVAIGTPEKVAANPESYTGEFLAEILGVKRPANAKS; this comes from the coding sequence ATCGAGCCGACAACAGGGCCGAGCATCAGCGTGCAGGGCGCGCGCGTTCATAACCTCCGCAATGTTGATGTCTCGGTGCCACGAGATTCGCTTGTGGTCTTCACCGGGCTTTCTGGCTCAGGTAAGTCATCGCTCGCGTTTGACACCATCTTTGCCGAGGGCCAACGCCGATATGTCGAGTCACTTTCGGCGTATGCGCGCCAGTTCCTCGGTCAGGTAGACCGCCCAGATGTCGACTTCATCGAGGGGCTCAGCCCAGCGGTCTCCATCGACCAGAAGTCGACGAACCGCAACCCTCGCTCAACGGTTGGCACTATTACCGAGATCTACGACTACATGCGTCTGCTCTGGGCCCGCACCGGTATCCCACACTGCGCGGTGTGTGGCGAGGTCATCGAGCGCCAAACGGTTCAGCAGATTGCCGATCGCCTCATGCTCATGGAAGAGCGCACGCGCTTCCAGATCCTCGCGCCCGTTGTACAGGGCAAGAAGGGTGAGTTTGTTGATCTCTTCCGCAACCTCGCGGCAAGCGGTTTTGCACGGGCCCTTGTCGACGGTGAACGCATCCAGCTCAGTGACCCACCAAAGCTCAAGAAGCAGATCAAACACGAGATCTCGGTCATCGTTGACCGGCTCGTGGCAGGTCCCGACATCCTTGGGAGGCTCACCGATTCCCTCGAAACCGCGCTGCGCCTCACCGATGGCCTTGTGACAATCAACTTTGTTGACGAAGAAGGCGACGCGGCCTGGCAAACGTATTCCGAGAAGCTGTCCTGCCCAAATAACCACCCTGTTCAGCTCACCGAAATCGAGCCGCGCACTTTCTCGTTTAACGCGCCATTTGGCGCCTGCGGGGAGTGCAGTGGACTCGGCACGCGCATGTCAGTCGACGAGCACCTGCTGCTTGGCGACCCAAGCCTCAGCATTTCCGAGGGGGTCATCATCCCATGGACAACCCAGGGCAAAGGGCTGTACCAATACTACGAAAAGCTGCTCAAAGGCCTCGCCGCAGACCTCGACTTTAAGCTCACAACGCCATGGGAGAAGCTGTCGACCGAAGTGCAGCAGGCCGTCTTGAACGGTAACAACTTTGAGGTAAGTGTGAAGTGGAAGAACCGCTTCGGCCGCGAAATGCAGTACACCTCAGGCTTTGAGGGTGTTGTTCCATACATCGAACGACAGTACCTCCAAGCCGATAGCGATTGGTCACGCCAGAAATGGTCCGACTACCTCCGTGAGATTCCTTGCCCGGCGTGCAACGGCCAGCGTCTCAAGCCTGAGGTACTCGCCGTCACCGTCGGAGGAAAGAGCATCGCCGACGTCTGCGAGCTCAGCCTCACCGATGCGCAGACGTTTATGAACACGCTCACGCTGACCGACCGCCAGGCCGCAATCGCTGCGCAGGTGCTCCGTGAGATTCGGTTGCGCCTTGAGTTCCTGATCGAGGTTGGGCTCAACTACCTCGACCTTGCTCGGGCCGCTGGCTCCCTATCCGGCGGCGAGGCCCAGCGTATCCGCTTGGCCACCCAAATTGGTTCCGGCCTCACTGGTGTGCTGTATGTGCTCGACGAGCCAAGCATCGGCCTGCACCAGCGCGATAACCGACGCCTGATCGAGACGCTCATCAAACTGCGCGACCTCGGCAACACGCTTATCGTTGTTGAACACGACGAAGATACCATTCGTACCGCCGACTGGATTGTTGATATCGGTCCCGGAGCCGGAGTCGAGGGCGGCGAAGTTGTTCATTCTGGTCACTATGATGATCTGCTCGTCAACGAACGATCACTGACCGGTAAGTACCTGTCGGGTGCGCTCTCCATCGAGACGCCAAAGAAGCGGCGAGCTCGCGATAAAGACCGAAAGCTGACCGTGGTTGGGGCACAAGCCAACAACCTGAAAAACGTCACCGTCGATTTCCCCTTGGGCATATTCACCGCGGTGACGGGTGTGAGCGGTTCCGGTAAATCGTCACTTGTGAACGACATCCTCTACCAAGTCCTCGCGAATAAGCTCAACGGAGCCAGGAGCGTGCCAGGCCGGCACACCCGAGTGACGGGCCTTGAGCACCTTGATAAGGTCGTACACGTCGATCAGAACCCCATCGGGCGCACGCCAAGGTCAAACCCAGCAACCTACACCGGTGTGTTTGACCGCATCCGCACCCTGTTTTCCGAGACGCCAGAGGCCAAAGCGCGTGGATACCTTCCCGGACGCTTTAGCTTCAACGTTAAGGGAGGCCGCTGCGAGGCTTGTTCTGGTGACGGCACGCTGAAGATCGAGATGAACTTCCTCCCTGACGTCTACGTCGCATGTGAGGTGTGTGGGGGAGACCGCTACAACCGCGATACACTCTCGGTGCATTACAAGGGCAAGAACATCGCAGAGGTGCTCAACATGCCGATCGCAGAAGCCGCGGTCTTCTTCGAACCAATCAGCGCAATTCATCGCTTCCTGAAAACACTGGTTGATGTTGGCCTCGGATATGTCCGACTCGGGCAGAGCGCAACAACCCTCTCAGGAGGTGAAGCTCAACGAGTGAAACTCGCAACCGAGCTGCAGAAGCGCTCGAACGGGCGCAGCATCTATGTGCTCGACGAGCCAACCACCGGTCTGCACTTCGAGGACGTTCGCAAATTGCTGCTCGTGCTCAACGGGCTTGTTGATAAAGGCAATACGGTCTTGGTTATTGAGCACAACCTCGATGTCATCCGCTCTGCCGACTGGATTATCGATATCGGCCCAGAGGGCGGTGCCGGCGGCGGAACCGTCGTTGCAATCGGCACACCCGAGAAGGTTGCGGCCAACCCAGAGAGCTACACTGGCGAATTCCTCGCCGAGATTCTCGGAGTTAAACGCCCGGCCAACGCGAAGAGCTAA
- the uvrB gene encoding excinuclease ABC subunit UvrB: protein MEPTRVVRPFEVISDYEPSGDQPQAIAELTARINAGETDVVLLGATGTGKSATTAWLIEQVQRPTLILAHNKTLAAQLANEFRELMPNNAVEYFVSYYDYYQPEAYVPQTDTFIEKDSSVNAEVERLRHSTTNSLLSRRDVVVVSTVSCIYGLGKPEEYYEAMVALRVGQQVDRDWLIRKFVSMQYQRNDIDFSRGNFRVRGDTIEIIPMYEELAIRIEMFGDEVEALYFLHPLTGDVVSKPDSISVFPGSHYVASDNVMQRAIGDIRDELDERLPQLKKAGKLVEEQRLRMRTTFDLEMMEQIGFCSGIENYSRHIDGRKPGEAPHCLLDYFPDDFLVVIDESHVTVPQIGAMYEGDSSRKRTLVDHGFRLPSALDNRPLKWPEFNERVGQKVYLSATPGKYEMGIADGVVEQIIRPTGLIDPQIIVKPSLGQIDDLLEQIKQRTEKDERILVTTLTKKMAEELTDFLTEAGVRVRYLHSDVDTLRRVELLSELRQGVYDVLVGINLLREGLDLPEVSLVAILDADKEGFLRSSTSLIQTIGRAARNVSGEVHMYADRITPSMRQAIDETDRRREKQIAYNTEHGIDPTPLRKKISDITAVLAREDADTAALLNSRGDGKKKSPTPNLRRTGIAATGANELEALVADLNAQMLTAASELKFELAARLRDEVSELKKELRNMMAAGHIDA, encoded by the coding sequence ATGGAACCAACACGCGTGGTGCGACCCTTCGAAGTCATTAGTGATTACGAGCCGAGCGGCGATCAGCCGCAGGCCATCGCCGAACTCACCGCTCGCATAAATGCGGGAGAGACCGATGTGGTCCTACTCGGTGCTACGGGTACGGGTAAGTCAGCGACGACGGCATGGCTTATTGAACAGGTCCAGCGACCAACGCTCATCCTTGCCCACAACAAGACGCTTGCCGCGCAGCTTGCGAACGAGTTCCGCGAGCTTATGCCAAATAATGCGGTTGAGTACTTTGTTTCCTACTACGACTACTACCAGCCTGAAGCCTACGTTCCCCAGACAGACACGTTTATTGAGAAAGACTCCTCCGTAAACGCAGAGGTTGAACGACTTCGGCACTCGACGACTAATTCGCTACTGAGCCGCCGTGACGTTGTTGTGGTCTCAACGGTGTCGTGCATCTACGGCTTGGGTAAGCCAGAAGAGTACTACGAGGCCATGGTCGCGCTTCGTGTTGGTCAGCAGGTTGACCGAGATTGGCTCATCCGCAAGTTTGTGTCTATGCAGTATCAGCGCAACGATATTGATTTCTCACGGGGAAACTTCCGCGTACGTGGCGACACAATCGAGATTATTCCTATGTACGAAGAGCTCGCCATCCGCATCGAGATGTTCGGTGATGAGGTCGAGGCGCTGTATTTCCTGCATCCGCTTACTGGTGACGTTGTGAGCAAACCAGATTCTATTTCGGTGTTCCCCGGTTCGCACTACGTGGCGAGCGACAACGTCATGCAGCGCGCAATTGGCGATATCCGGGATGAACTTGACGAGCGCCTGCCACAGCTCAAGAAGGCCGGCAAGCTTGTCGAAGAACAGCGACTTCGTATGCGCACAACCTTCGACCTCGAGATGATGGAGCAGATCGGGTTCTGCTCCGGCATCGAAAACTATTCGCGTCATATCGATGGCCGCAAGCCTGGTGAAGCTCCGCACTGCCTGCTCGACTATTTTCCAGACGACTTCCTCGTGGTGATTGACGAGTCTCACGTCACCGTTCCCCAGATCGGGGCTATGTATGAGGGCGACTCATCGCGAAAACGAACGCTTGTTGATCACGGCTTCCGACTCCCGAGTGCGCTCGATAACCGGCCGCTCAAGTGGCCGGAGTTCAACGAACGAGTTGGCCAAAAGGTGTACCTGTCTGCAACTCCTGGCAAGTATGAGATGGGCATCGCCGACGGTGTTGTTGAGCAGATTATCCGCCCAACTGGCCTGATTGATCCGCAAATCATTGTTAAGCCGTCGCTCGGTCAGATTGACGATTTGCTCGAGCAGATTAAGCAGCGCACGGAGAAAGACGAGCGTATCCTTGTGACCACGCTGACGAAGAAGATGGCAGAAGAGCTCACCGACTTCCTCACCGAGGCGGGCGTTCGGGTGCGATACCTGCACTCCGATGTCGATACGCTTCGCCGGGTTGAGTTGCTGAGCGAGCTGCGGCAGGGCGTATACGACGTTCTTGTTGGTATCAACCTGTTGCGAGAAGGCCTCGACCTTCCCGAGGTCTCGCTTGTTGCGATCCTCGACGCCGATAAGGAGGGCTTTCTCCGGTCGTCAACGTCACTTATCCAGACCATCGGTCGTGCCGCACGTAACGTGTCGGGCGAGGTGCACATGTACGCAGACCGCATTACACCGTCGATGCGCCAGGCCATCGATGAGACTGATCGCCGGCGCGAGAAACAAATCGCGTACAACACCGAACACGGTATCGATCCGACCCCGCTTCGCAAGAAGATCAGTGACATCACGGCCGTGCTTGCCAGAGAAGACGCCGACACGGCAGCGCTGCTCAACTCGCGCGGCGACGGCAAAAAGAAATCGCCGACGCCCAATCTGCGACGCACTGGCATCGCGGCGACGGGAGCGAACGAACTTGAGGCGCTTGTTGCCGACCTCAACGCCCAGATGCTGACTGCCGCATCCGAGCTCAAGTTTGAGCTCGCCGCCCGGCTGCGAGACGAAGTTTCCGAGCTGAAGAAAGAACTGCGAAACATGATGGCAGCAGGGCATATCGACGCGTAG
- the coaE gene encoding dephospho-CoA kinase — MYLIGLTGGIAAGKSTVSRRLAEHGAHHIDADQLAREAVASGSKGLTSVAQAFGQEVITPDGNLDRAALGAIVFHDPAKLEVLNGIVHPEVQRLTRERFASITEGEPDAVIVYDVPLLVEAKVNHPWDLIVTVEAPVETRVRRLIELRGMTEDEARGRISKQATSEQRQEVADVVIDSSGSVDETIAQTDALWQRVINRL; from the coding sequence GTGTACCTCATTGGATTAACGGGCGGAATTGCCGCCGGCAAAAGTACTGTTTCGCGTCGGCTTGCAGAACACGGCGCTCACCACATCGACGCGGATCAGCTGGCTCGTGAAGCGGTTGCTTCCGGCAGCAAGGGACTTACCTCCGTTGCGCAGGCGTTTGGCCAAGAAGTGATTACGCCTGACGGGAACCTTGACCGAGCTGCCCTCGGTGCGATCGTCTTTCACGACCCGGCGAAGCTCGAGGTCCTCAACGGCATCGTACATCCTGAGGTTCAGCGCCTCACTCGTGAACGCTTTGCCTCCATTACGGAGGGCGAGCCGGATGCCGTCATCGTCTACGACGTGCCGCTTCTTGTCGAGGCGAAGGTCAATCATCCGTGGGATCTCATCGTGACGGTTGAGGCACCGGTCGAGACCCGAGTTCGGCGACTGATCGAACTCAGAGGAATGACCGAAGACGAAGCGCGAGGGCGCATCAGTAAGCAGGCCACATCCGAGCAGCGACAAGAGGTAGCCGATGTCGTCATCGACTCGTCTGGGAGCGTGGACGAAACGATCGCCCAGACGGATGCGCTGTGGCAGCGCGTCATCAATCGCTTGTAG
- a CDS encoding DUF4126 domain-containing protein, producing MLELLTGASLALAAGLNAYIPLLAIGLLSRFTDFIALPTTWSWIESDIALIVIGVLLVIELIADKIPAVDTVNDVIQTIIRPASGGIVFGSGANASTVAVADPSAFFENNQWVPVAIGVGLALITHLVKTGFRIAATAMFVGFASPLLSTFEDGVSAVGSFLALFAPVLAALLLIGAIIGIVMLWRKRKEKTRQNRAVANLTGS from the coding sequence ATGTTAGAGTTGCTCACTGGCGCAAGTTTGGCCCTCGCCGCAGGCCTGAACGCATATATTCCGTTGCTTGCTATTGGGCTGCTGTCACGGTTTACCGATTTCATCGCTCTCCCAACCACCTGGTCGTGGATCGAAAGTGATATCGCACTGATCGTAATCGGCGTGCTCCTCGTGATTGAGCTGATCGCCGACAAAATACCCGCCGTAGACACTGTCAACGACGTCATTCAAACGATTATCCGTCCAGCATCCGGCGGCATCGTCTTTGGGTCCGGAGCGAACGCAAGTACGGTTGCGGTTGCCGACCCATCAGCGTTCTTTGAAAACAATCAGTGGGTTCCTGTAGCTATCGGCGTTGGGTTGGCCCTAATTACGCATCTCGTCAAGACTGGCTTCCGAATAGCGGCGACTGCCATGTTTGTCGGCTTCGCTTCCCCACTCCTCAGCACGTTCGAAGATGGTGTCAGCGCAGTTGGTTCATTTCTTGCGTTGTTCGCCCCGGTGCTTGCCGCCCTGCTGCTTATCGGAGCCATCATTGGTATCGTCATGCTCTGGCGAAAACGAAAAGAAAAAACCCGTCAGAATCGCGCTGTTGCGAATCTGACGGGTTCGTAG